From the genome of Varibaculum prostatecancerukia, one region includes:
- a CDS encoding type II toxin-antitoxin system YafQ family toxin: MARYVIKYSSQFRKQLKAAKKRGKDLGKLERIVDLLASDTPLPEKCRDHALTGNWVKHRECHIEPDWLLIYYKQHDVLVLSLVATGSHADLF; encoded by the coding sequence ATGGCGCGCTATGTCATCAAATACTCCTCGCAGTTTCGCAAACAACTGAAAGCTGCTAAAAAGCGGGGAAAAGACCTTGGAAAACTAGAGAGGATCGTTGACCTTCTGGCGAGCGATACTCCTTTACCGGAAAAGTGTCGAGACCATGCGCTAACTGGTAACTGGGTGAAACATCGAGAGTGTCATATCGAACCAGACTGGTTGCTGATTTACTATAAGCAACACGACGTACTGGTGCTGTCCTTGGTTGCAACCGGAAGTCACGCAGATCTCTTTTAG
- a CDS encoding DUF3021 domain-containing protein — METKKIVGLTLVGACIGITIGTSIELIFSSLSSSSYYPGVPEFLNSFGNENVAVLIERLVYALYGIISNFAGLLYRNETRPLFLNTALHFGIILICGIAAGSYLKWWGSSFDMLGVIIAIALIYLLIWLFNWLVARAEVKKMNQKLQ; from the coding sequence ATGGAAACTAAAAAAATAGTTGGTCTCACCCTGGTAGGGGCTTGCATTGGGATCACTATCGGCACCAGTATTGAACTTATTTTTTCTTCTCTTTCCTCCTCTAGCTATTACCCGGGAGTTCCAGAATTCTTAAACAGTTTTGGAAACGAAAACGTGGCAGTACTAATTGAGAGGCTAGTTTATGCACTCTACGGCATAATAAGTAACTTTGCGGGGTTGCTTTACCGTAACGAAACTCGCCCGCTCTTCCTCAATACTGCCCTACATTTCGGGATCATCCTTATCTGTGGGATCGCAGCTGGCAGCTACCTTAAATGGTGGGGCTCTAGCTTCGATATGCTCGGCGTAATCATCGCAATAGCGCTTATCTACCTGCTGATTTGGCTGTTTAATTGGCTAGTTGCCCGCGCTGAAGTAAAAAAGATGAACCAAAAATTGCAATAA
- a CDS encoding LytTR family DNA-binding domain-containing protein has product MKFTLTIDPTVTETIVTVTAREVDAEVQAIQRLASGSLSGALSPALEHPLRRLIGTGANDATVLEVRSILAFFTKKKAVYAHTSKGDWRIKARMYELEESLPADDFVRISQSEIVNIAAIKKLDLSFSGTISVQLKDGSRYYVSRRQLPAFKSKLGI; this is encoded by the coding sequence ATGAAATTCACGCTCACGATTGATCCCACCGTAACCGAAACTATCGTGACGGTAACGGCGCGGGAGGTTGATGCTGAGGTGCAAGCGATTCAAAGGCTTGCTTCCGGTAGCCTAAGTGGCGCCCTCTCCCCCGCACTCGAGCACCCGCTTCGCCGTCTCATCGGGACAGGTGCCAATGACGCCACGGTGTTGGAAGTGCGCTCGATACTCGCGTTCTTTACTAAAAAGAAAGCGGTGTATGCCCATACCAGTAAGGGTGATTGGCGAATTAAAGCCCGCATGTATGAACTCGAAGAATCTCTACCTGCAGACGATTTTGTACGTATTTCGCAATCGGAGATTGTAAATATTGCCGCGATCAAGAAACTTGATCTTTCTTTCTCGGGAACGATCAGTGTGCAGCTAAAAGATGGCTCTCGCTATTACGTTTCCCGCCGGCAACTTCCAGCTTTTAAATCCAAACTGGGAATCTAA
- a CDS encoding type II toxin-antitoxin system RelB/DinJ family antitoxin, whose amino-acid sequence MATTNISIRMDAALKKEADQLFSEMGMNISTAFNVFVRQAIRERAIPFQIQLGNPNRETIAAMLEAEQIAKDPRVPGYASAREAFAAALSEDD is encoded by the coding sequence ATGGCTACAACAAATATCAGTATTCGTATGGATGCGGCCTTGAAGAAAGAGGCGGATCAGCTGTTTAGCGAGATGGGAATGAATATTTCTACCGCGTTTAACGTTTTCGTGCGGCAAGCTATCCGCGAGCGTGCCATTCCTTTCCAGATTCAACTAGGCAACCCCAATAGGGAGACGATTGCCGCCATGTTAGAGGCGGAACAGATTGCCAAAGACCCTCGCGTTCCCGGCTACGCAAGCGCCCGTGAAGCATTTGCTGCCGCTCTTAGCGAGGACGACTAA
- a CDS encoding M13 family metallopeptidase yields MSENSLGQAPRIQDDLYRHINGAWLDSYEIPADRAVDGAFRDLVEDSLAHCRRLCEDAAAGSLERPQDGETSAERWDFDASRIGQLFQAYLDQDALEAQGTTPIAPLIQKVNSCQNRDELAKVLGELEREGIDSPVAFLVSIDAENPERYIGQFYQAGLGLPDESYYRQDEHREIREKYREFLAQMALESGIAPAGSETEFAQQVFDFETALARHHWDAVRSRDAQATNNPTTFEQFIGDNKGFNYSAWAEGLGVKLEAGVDPINVYMPSYQEGFAQLWADSDLDTLKRYLQMKVVLAFAPYLDPQLQELRFSFYGTTLSGTPQRPELWKRAVGTVESVLDEALGRAYVAYHFPPEHRAAMEKLVDALLAAYKDAISNLDWMGEETRERALEKLSKFTHKIGYPRRWRDDSGLRFSPDATLVDMIRASSAFETDFQLARILKPVDREEWHMSPQTVNAYYSPLTNEIVFPAAILQPPFFDPEASHAANFGGIGAVIGHEIGHGFDDQGSHYDGDGKLTEWWTEADREEFTKRTASLIAQYDVYRPSELPGEDVHVNGALTIGENIGDLGGLAIAYKAWSKTHPEEAELAKEFFFSWARVWRTAIRPEAARQRLVIDPHSPAEFRCNGVVRNLDAFHDTFQTTTSDQLWMEPGERVKIWE; encoded by the coding sequence ATGAGTGAAAATTCCCTGGGGCAGGCCCCGCGTATTCAAGATGACCTTTACCGCCATATCAACGGTGCCTGGCTAGATAGCTATGAAATCCCGGCTGACCGGGCGGTTGATGGGGCTTTCCGCGACTTGGTAGAGGACTCGCTGGCTCACTGTCGTCGTCTTTGTGAGGACGCGGCTGCTGGCAGCCTGGAGCGCCCGCAAGATGGCGAAACCAGTGCTGAGCGTTGGGATTTTGATGCCAGCCGGATTGGGCAACTTTTTCAGGCCTACCTGGATCAGGACGCGTTGGAGGCGCAGGGAACTACCCCGATCGCTCCCCTAATTCAGAAAGTTAATTCCTGCCAGAATCGGGATGAGCTAGCTAAGGTGCTTGGGGAGTTGGAACGCGAAGGCATCGATTCTCCGGTTGCTTTCCTGGTGAGTATCGATGCCGAAAATCCCGAACGCTATATCGGTCAGTTCTATCAGGCGGGCTTGGGATTGCCCGATGAATCTTATTATCGTCAGGATGAACACCGCGAAATTCGGGAAAAATACCGGGAGTTTTTGGCGCAAATGGCGTTGGAAAGCGGGATTGCCCCTGCAGGCAGCGAAACCGAGTTTGCGCAGCAAGTGTTTGATTTTGAAACCGCACTTGCCAGGCACCACTGGGATGCGGTGCGTAGCCGTGACGCGCAAGCAACCAATAACCCCACTACTTTCGAGCAGTTTATCGGCGACAATAAGGGATTTAACTATTCTGCATGGGCAGAAGGCTTGGGAGTCAAGCTTGAGGCTGGAGTCGATCCAATTAACGTCTATATGCCTTCCTATCAGGAAGGATTTGCCCAGCTGTGGGCAGACAGTGATTTAGATACCTTAAAGCGATATCTGCAGATGAAAGTGGTTTTGGCGTTCGCCCCTTACCTGGATCCGCAGCTGCAAGAACTACGTTTTTCTTTTTACGGAACTACCCTGTCGGGGACACCGCAACGTCCGGAGCTGTGGAAACGCGCGGTAGGAACCGTGGAATCGGTATTGGACGAGGCACTCGGGCGCGCCTATGTGGCTTATCATTTCCCGCCTGAACATCGCGCAGCGATGGAAAAACTGGTGGACGCACTTTTAGCTGCCTATAAAGATGCGATTAGCAACCTGGACTGGATGGGGGAAGAAACCCGGGAGCGCGCCCTCGAAAAGCTTTCTAAGTTCACCCATAAAATCGGGTATCCGCGCCGCTGGCGAGACGACTCGGGCCTGCGTTTTTCGCCCGACGCCACCCTGGTAGATATGATTCGGGCTTCCAGTGCTTTTGAAACTGACTTCCAGCTGGCCCGGATCTTAAAACCGGTGGATAGAGAAGAATGGCATATGAGCCCGCAAACGGTGAACGCCTACTATTCCCCGCTCACGAACGAAATCGTGTTTCCGGCCGCGATCTTGCAGCCCCCATTTTTTGATCCTGAGGCTTCCCATGCCGCTAACTTTGGGGGTATCGGCGCGGTGATTGGTCACGAAATCGGGCATGGTTTCGATGACCAGGGATCCCACTATGACGGTGACGGAAAACTTACTGAGTGGTGGACCGAGGCTGACCGGGAAGAATTCACTAAACGCACTGCGTCTTTGATTGCCCAATACGATGTTTACCGCCCCAGCGAACTGCCGGGTGAGGACGTACACGTTAACGGCGCCCTCACTATTGGGGAAAATATTGGAGACTTGGGCGGTCTAGCGATCGCTTATAAAGCTTGGAGCAAAACCCACCCGGAGGAGGCCGAGCTGGCGAAAGAGTTTTTCTTTTCTTGGGCGCGGGTGTGGCGCACCGCGATCCGCCCCGAAGCGGCTCGCCAACGCCTGGTGATTGACCCCCACTCCCCCGCCGAATTCCGCTGTAACGGGGTGGTTCGTAACCTGGATGCTTTCCACGATACTTTCCAAACCACGACCTCAGATCAGCTCTGGATGGAGCCAGGCGAGCGGGTGAAAATCTGGGAATAG
- a CDS encoding error-prone DNA polymerase, with protein MSGYIELHAHSAYSFAVGACSPREMVQGAKKLGLSGLALLDYDGVYGLMEARAAARQAGLAFLPGCEFTLEDETHLPVICRSDQGYSALTGAISAHHLAAGKREADRQNLDVLASWAKGQWLILTGTRAGPLRRVLYRSGIAAAARFLEQLKEMFGAENIAVEAALAGFDREERLAAQLDHLARKTKLPLVATSAARCADPASQHLADVMTATRHRLPLDKVQDFLPASHAMLRTPEQLRHIYRQIPHALENAAAIGKDLIFDFSTPVPHLPLARVPPGYSADSYLEQLSWQGARSRYGDPVPEKAADTIRQELKVIFQKGFSGYFLIVKEIVDYCFSSGIYVQGRGSAANSAVCYCLGITAVDAVRHQMLFDRFLTPDRKDLPDIDLDIESNQREKVLQHVYNKYGRENAAQVANVISYRPRAALKDASRALGYDAKTAAKWARLDRKALPENVRNIAGRLQKLPRHLGIHCGGMVLSDKPLTEVAAINWANMPGRTVVQWDKDSCSEAGLVKIDLLSLGMMGALRTAFETLQARGEKSPSGKPWRLHNLPPEDLRVYQLLQAADTVGVFQVESRAQMSTLPRLKPKCFYDLVVEVALIRPGPIQGQAVNPYLARRSGREKVTYLHPLLKPALERTLGVPLFQEQLMRIAKDAAGFNGSQSDNLRRAMGRKNPGEHLADLRAEFFRGMEKNQIPPPVQEKIWAQMSGFAEFGFPESHAFSFAYLVYASAWLKAYYPAVFYAAILANQPMGFYSPQSLISDARRHGIKILRPDVNTSQKDSIPGEGLTSLNLGLAEIRGMRPAWIESILSARTTGSFKTLEDFTSRVRLPTSALELLAGSGALSSLGITRREGLWRAPLLSASQNRFYQPELPGLALAEATPKFAPLSTGEQVKWDSSALGISLWGYPTKLLRPELTRRGILPAKHLHPALAGKRIRCAGLVTHRQRPHTAKGVVFLSLEDETGLVNVICQVGCWQRYRRLALSQNALIVRGVLQAKDGALALLADKIEPLNLPVPTKSRDFR; from the coding sequence ATGAGCGGCTATATCGAGTTGCACGCTCATTCGGCATATTCCTTCGCAGTGGGGGCGTGTTCGCCGCGCGAAATGGTGCAGGGTGCGAAAAAACTGGGGCTATCTGGTCTAGCGTTACTCGATTATGACGGAGTTTACGGGTTGATGGAGGCGCGCGCCGCTGCCCGGCAAGCCGGCCTCGCTTTCTTGCCGGGGTGCGAATTTACTTTAGAGGACGAAACCCATCTGCCAGTTATCTGCCGCTCCGACCAGGGATATTCTGCTTTAACTGGGGCAATTAGCGCTCATCATCTAGCTGCCGGAAAGCGGGAAGCAGACCGACAAAACCTAGACGTACTAGCCTCCTGGGCAAAAGGGCAGTGGCTAATATTAACCGGCACCCGCGCCGGGCCGCTGCGGCGCGTACTTTACCGCTCCGGAATCGCGGCGGCAGCTCGCTTCTTAGAACAGCTAAAAGAGATGTTTGGGGCAGAAAACATTGCGGTAGAGGCCGCCTTAGCCGGTTTCGATAGGGAAGAGCGTCTAGCGGCGCAACTAGATCACTTGGCGCGCAAAACTAAGCTGCCGCTAGTGGCCACCAGTGCTGCCCGCTGCGCCGACCCCGCCAGTCAGCACCTGGCAGATGTTATGACCGCCACCCGCCACCGCCTGCCCCTAGATAAAGTTCAAGACTTCCTTCCCGCCTCCCACGCCATGTTGCGGACTCCGGAGCAACTGCGCCACATCTATCGGCAGATTCCCCACGCCCTCGAAAATGCGGCCGCAATCGGAAAAGACCTGATCTTTGATTTTTCTACCCCGGTGCCGCATCTACCTTTAGCCCGGGTGCCGCCCGGCTATAGCGCCGACTCCTACCTAGAGCAGCTTTCCTGGCAGGGGGCGCGCAGCCGCTACGGGGATCCAGTGCCGGAAAAAGCGGCAGACACAATTCGGCAAGAATTGAAAGTGATTTTCCAAAAAGGATTCTCCGGGTACTTCCTAATCGTGAAAGAAATAGTTGACTACTGTTTTTCCTCCGGTATCTATGTGCAAGGACGCGGCTCCGCTGCCAACTCGGCGGTCTGTTACTGCCTGGGAATCACCGCGGTAGATGCGGTGCGCCATCAGATGCTATTCGACCGTTTCCTAACTCCAGACCGCAAAGATCTGCCCGATATTGACCTGGATATTGAATCTAATCAACGCGAAAAAGTACTTCAGCACGTCTATAACAAATATGGACGGGAAAATGCTGCTCAAGTGGCTAATGTGATTAGCTATCGCCCGCGAGCCGCGCTAAAAGACGCCTCCCGCGCCCTCGGATACGATGCCAAAACCGCCGCGAAATGGGCGCGGTTAGACCGGAAGGCTTTACCGGAAAACGTGCGAAATATAGCGGGGCGGTTGCAAAAACTCCCACGCCACCTGGGGATCCACTGTGGCGGGATGGTGCTTTCCGATAAGCCGCTTACCGAAGTGGCCGCGATTAACTGGGCAAATATGCCGGGGCGAACCGTGGTGCAATGGGACAAAGACAGCTGCTCCGAAGCCGGGTTAGTGAAAATCGATTTACTTTCCCTGGGGATGATGGGGGCACTGCGTACTGCTTTTGAAACTTTGCAGGCGCGGGGGGAAAAATCGCCTTCCGGAAAGCCGTGGCGCCTGCATAACTTACCTCCGGAAGACCTGCGCGTCTACCAGCTATTACAGGCAGCCGATACGGTTGGAGTATTCCAAGTCGAGTCCCGCGCCCAAATGTCTACCTTGCCGCGCCTGAAACCAAAATGTTTCTATGACCTGGTAGTCGAGGTGGCTTTGATTCGTCCGGGACCTATTCAAGGGCAAGCAGTCAATCCTTATCTGGCGCGCCGCTCCGGGCGCGAAAAAGTCACCTACCTGCATCCGCTATTAAAACCCGCCCTGGAACGCACCTTGGGGGTGCCACTTTTTCAAGAACAACTAATGCGGATAGCTAAAGATGCCGCCGGGTTTAACGGTTCCCAATCAGATAACCTGCGCCGAGCGATGGGACGCAAAAACCCGGGGGAACACCTGGCCGACTTGCGCGCCGAGTTTTTTCGGGGCATGGAAAAGAACCAGATCCCGCCGCCGGTACAAGAAAAAATCTGGGCACAAATGTCCGGCTTCGCCGAATTCGGTTTCCCGGAATCCCACGCTTTTTCCTTCGCCTACCTGGTCTATGCCTCCGCCTGGCTAAAAGCCTATTATCCCGCGGTTTTTTACGCCGCGATCCTCGCTAACCAACCGATGGGATTTTATTCCCCGCAATCGTTAATCTCTGATGCCCGCCGCCACGGAATAAAAATCTTACGCCCAGACGTGAATACCTCCCAGAAAGATTCCATTCCCGGGGAGGGACTGACCTCCCTAAACCTGGGGCTAGCGGAGATCCGAGGTATGCGTCCGGCATGGATAGAAAGCATCCTATCCGCCCGCACCACCGGTTCCTTTAAAACCCTGGAGGACTTTACTTCCCGCGTCCGCCTGCCCACTTCGGCGCTAGAACTGCTAGCCGGCTCCGGTGCGCTATCTTCCCTGGGGATCACCCGCCGCGAAGGACTGTGGCGCGCGCCCCTACTATCTGCCTCGCAAAACCGCTTCTATCAGCCAGAGCTCCCCGGACTCGCCCTCGCCGAGGCGACGCCTAAGTTTGCGCCTTTAAGTACCGGGGAACAAGTAAAATGGGACAGCTCTGCCCTGGGAATCAGCCTGTGGGGATACCCCACAAAACTGCTGCGACCAGAGCTTACCCGCCGCGGAATTCTCCCTGCCAAGCATCTGCATCCAGCGTTAGCCGGCAAACGTATCCGGTGCGCGGGGCTAGTTACGCACCGCCAACGCCCCCACACCGCCAAAGGCGTAGTGTTTTTATCTTTAGAGGACGAAACCGGGCTAGTCAACGTGATCTGCCAGGTTGGTTGCTGGCAGCGTTACCGCCGCCTCGCCCTCAGTCAAAATGCCCTAATCGTGCGGGGAGTGCTGCAAGCTAAAGACGGTGCTCTAGCCCTGCTGGCAGATAAAATCGAGCCGTTAAACCTGCCGGTCCCCACCAAATCCCGGGACTTTCGTTAG
- a CDS encoding Y-family DNA polymerase, giving the protein MNDRLLALYIPEWPAQAAKLPLDEAVALCSGGRVQAVTAPARAAGIRPQMRLKQARVLCPSLKEKPYSLADMELAFQPVVEAAAQQLYSPKSWFPGLVTAALSRSQRHAESALAAELTEQLAQVGYAVQIGIARGTLAACLAAREQLLIADPGVMPFLGAEPLSSLGFFLRPGIKISGFDFSDQYLTKMTDSLIHLGITSLGQLCALGRPALIRRFGTLGAIGYDLASGENLEDAARVKTAPASPGLYQFFTPPASSLTQLLLPARALVVEMYARLRASGLVCTQVQFICRCENGKVLSRSWNLGVEVSSKDLVERIKHQLEAVTVGGSGSEALGAVSQIELHPLKTVDARQAMTPLWGRNADPPQELDQAARSASSLLGKHGVRVPHLTSGYDPRSVIELKPWQERGRQKRPRPRVGALSGVAPEIVFMHPKPAGIIDSRGRQILPGKDGQLKAPVKWVQVAGRKIAVQKTEGPWPINGQWWRPGVPNHLGPRIFLRVYGEQEILLLVYRKSSWWLDAWEGQK; this is encoded by the coding sequence ATGAACGATAGATTACTAGCCCTCTATATCCCCGAGTGGCCAGCCCAAGCCGCCAAACTCCCCCTAGATGAAGCAGTGGCGCTGTGTAGTGGCGGGCGAGTGCAGGCAGTCACGGCTCCGGCGCGCGCAGCCGGAATAAGGCCGCAGATGCGGCTAAAGCAAGCGCGCGTCCTCTGTCCCTCCCTCAAAGAAAAACCCTACTCACTGGCAGATATGGAACTGGCGTTTCAACCGGTCGTAGAGGCCGCAGCCCAGCAACTCTATTCCCCCAAGAGCTGGTTTCCGGGGCTGGTGACCGCCGCTTTAAGTCGCAGTCAGCGCCACGCAGAATCTGCCCTGGCCGCAGAACTAACTGAACAGTTAGCGCAGGTAGGGTACGCGGTGCAGATTGGGATTGCTCGGGGTACTTTGGCGGCGTGTCTAGCTGCCCGCGAACAGCTGCTGATTGCCGACCCTGGGGTAATGCCTTTTCTTGGCGCAGAGCCCTTAAGTAGCCTGGGGTTTTTCTTGCGTCCGGGGATAAAAATAAGCGGATTTGATTTCTCCGACCAGTACCTAACAAAAATGACGGACAGCCTAATCCACCTGGGAATCACCAGCTTGGGGCAACTGTGCGCCCTGGGACGCCCGGCGCTGATCCGGCGTTTTGGCACTCTGGGAGCGATTGGCTACGACTTAGCGAGCGGGGAAAATCTGGAGGACGCTGCCAGGGTGAAAACCGCGCCCGCCTCACCCGGTCTCTACCAATTCTTCACCCCGCCCGCCAGCTCCCTTACCCAACTGTTGCTGCCTGCCCGGGCGTTAGTGGTGGAAATGTATGCCCGCCTGCGCGCGAGCGGGCTGGTGTGCACCCAGGTGCAGTTTATTTGCCGCTGCGAAAACGGGAAAGTGCTTAGCCGCAGCTGGAACCTGGGGGTGGAAGTTAGCAGCAAAGACCTAGTAGAGAGGATAAAACACCAGTTAGAGGCGGTTACGGTTGGAGGCAGCGGCAGCGAAGCCCTGGGGGCAGTCTCCCAGATAGAGCTGCATCCTTTGAAGACAGTAGATGCCCGCCAGGCGATGACGCCGCTTTGGGGACGAAACGCGGATCCTCCCCAGGAACTAGATCAGGCAGCCCGCAGTGCCAGCAGCTTATTAGGTAAACACGGGGTGCGGGTACCTCATTTAACCAGTGGATATGATCCGCGTTCAGTGATTGAACTGAAACCTTGGCAAGAGCGGGGGAGACAAAAGCGACCCCGTCCTAGAGTTGGGGCGCTAAGTGGGGTAGCGCCGGAAATAGTTTTCATGCACCCTAAACCGGCGGGAATTATCGATAGTCGCGGCCGGCAAATCTTGCCTGGGAAAGACGGACAGCTAAAAGCCCCGGTCAAATGGGTGCAGGTAGCCGGACGGAAAATAGCGGTGCAGAAAACCGAAGGGCCCTGGCCTATAAACGGACAGTGGTGGCGTCCCGGAGTCCCCAATCACCTAGGGCCCCGGATTTTCCTGCGGGTTTACGGCGAGCAAGAAATCTTACTGCTGGTGTACCGCAAATCCTCTTGGTGGTTAGATGCCTGGGAGGGGCAAAAATGA
- the pepN gene encoding aminopeptidase N translates to MPGTNLTKIEAEERKNVIGKVAYTIEVELSESGDTFPSRTVIDFKAKAGASTFVDLIAPEVLSIKLNGQDLGTDCYRDSRIELSNLAANNRLEVVANCAYMHTGEGAHRFTDPADGLTYVYTQFEVPDARRVFACFEQPDLKATYQFSVTVPESWTVLSNMDTPSPQALKMERAGDSQRHRFDFPETPLISTYITALVAGPYHSVKSVLTSIDGRTIPLGVYCRQSLAKYLDADFVLEQTVAGFRFYESRYARPYPFTKYDQIFVPEYNAGAMENAGCITFRDEYIFRTKPSGAQLEQLTNTILHELAHMWFGDLVTMKWWDDLWLNESFAEFMSYWCMAEGTRFSDAWTGFTMRKVWGVNCDQLPTTHPIVAPISDLADVEVNFDGITYSKGACVLRQLVAYVGEGNFLAALRSYFASHEYSNATLADFLGELENASGRSLKQWSQVWLLEAGITQLESRIDRDKDGQVTSFQIVQSLPQEGTSLRPHATTVGAYDFDANGKLVLARRASVDVQGEVTTVPGLVGTKHDVYVLNDQDLAYAKIRFDADSWEVIRTRVGDFADSLPRAVIMCAAWDMVRDGDLSASKYLEMALGALKHETNSSVLNGILRHIQGALAYYAAEPDSAHRLLAPALFALAQKAEPASDRQRQLVRAFLHIAGAKEASEIKGWYEEGKVLEGVSVDTDLRWDMVFALAANGLANADTIRKMAESDDTITGRENAFLARATVPGRENKAQWAQRVLDDTTLTNGQIDALTAGIARSLWLQPADAADIIEPYFAALNDIWSTRTMHMAESLVGGLYPLAVQSREGFDLVERTERWLAENPDADKALRRLVLEELDGARRSKRARTGK, encoded by the coding sequence ATGCCGGGTACTAATCTGACAAAGATTGAGGCAGAAGAACGCAAGAACGTTATTGGGAAAGTTGCTTACACCATCGAGGTGGAGTTATCGGAAAGCGGAGATACTTTTCCTTCCCGCACGGTGATTGATTTTAAAGCTAAAGCCGGTGCCAGCACTTTTGTGGATTTAATCGCTCCGGAAGTGCTTTCTATTAAGCTAAACGGCCAGGACCTGGGTACTGATTGTTACCGGGACAGCCGGATTGAGCTTAGCAACCTAGCGGCAAATAACCGCCTGGAAGTGGTCGCTAACTGCGCCTATATGCACACCGGCGAGGGCGCGCATCGTTTTACTGACCCCGCCGATGGCCTCACCTATGTTTACACCCAGTTTGAGGTTCCGGATGCACGGAGGGTGTTTGCCTGTTTTGAACAGCCCGACCTGAAAGCCACCTACCAATTCTCGGTGACGGTACCGGAAAGTTGGACGGTGCTATCCAATATGGATACTCCCTCCCCGCAGGCTTTGAAGATGGAGCGGGCAGGAGATTCCCAGCGGCACCGTTTTGATTTCCCGGAAACTCCCCTGATTTCGACCTATATCACTGCCCTAGTGGCCGGCCCCTACCATAGCGTTAAATCGGTGCTCACCAGTATTGATGGGCGCACTATTCCCTTGGGGGTTTACTGCCGGCAATCGCTAGCCAAATACTTAGACGCGGATTTTGTGCTTGAGCAAACCGTTGCGGGATTCCGTTTTTACGAGTCCCGCTACGCTCGCCCCTATCCCTTCACTAAGTATGACCAGATTTTTGTTCCCGAATACAACGCGGGAGCGATGGAAAACGCGGGCTGTATTACCTTCCGCGACGAATACATTTTCCGCACTAAGCCCTCTGGAGCGCAGCTAGAGCAGCTCACCAACACCATTTTGCATGAGCTTGCCCATATGTGGTTCGGGGATCTGGTCACTATGAAATGGTGGGATGACCTGTGGCTAAATGAGTCTTTCGCCGAGTTCATGTCGTATTGGTGCATGGCGGAAGGTACTCGTTTTAGTGACGCCTGGACCGGGTTCACGATGCGTAAAGTTTGGGGGGTCAACTGCGATCAGCTGCCTACCACCCACCCGATTGTGGCTCCTATCAGCGACTTGGCAGATGTGGAAGTTAACTTTGACGGTATTACCTATTCCAAGGGCGCGTGTGTGCTGCGGCAATTGGTGGCCTATGTGGGTGAAGGTAACTTCTTAGCCGCTTTGCGCAGCTATTTTGCTAGCCACGAATATTCCAATGCGACTTTGGCGGATTTCCTAGGGGAACTTGAGAACGCCAGTGGACGCAGCTTGAAGCAGTGGAGCCAGGTTTGGCTGCTGGAAGCGGGGATTACCCAACTGGAATCCCGGATTGATCGGGATAAGGACGGGCAAGTCACCAGCTTCCAGATTGTGCAGTCTTTGCCGCAGGAAGGCACCAGTTTGCGTCCGCACGCTACCACCGTAGGCGCCTATGATTTTGATGCTAACGGGAAACTGGTGTTGGCGCGCCGGGCGAGCGTAGATGTTCAAGGAGAGGTCACGACAGTTCCCGGTCTGGTAGGTACCAAGCATGACGTTTATGTGCTTAATGACCAGGATTTGGCTTATGCAAAGATTCGTTTCGATGCTGATTCTTGGGAAGTTATCCGGACTCGGGTTGGTGATTTCGCGGATTCGTTGCCACGCGCGGTGATTATGTGCGCTGCCTGGGATATGGTGCGTGACGGCGATTTGAGTGCTTCGAAATATCTAGAGATGGCTTTGGGTGCGCTCAAACACGAAACTAATTCTTCGGTGTTGAACGGAATTCTGCGGCATATCCAAGGGGCGCTCGCCTACTATGCTGCCGAGCCCGATAGTGCGCATCGCCTGCTGGCACCAGCGCTTTTCGCCTTGGCGCAGAAAGCAGAACCGGCCTCGGATCGTCAGCGTCAGTTAGTACGGGCATTCTTGCATATAGCCGGGGCAAAAGAAGCCTCGGAAATCAAAGGTTGGTATGAGGAAGGCAAAGTTCTCGAAGGCGTCAGCGTAGATACCGATCTGCGTTGGGATATGGTCTTCGCCTTGGCCGCTAATGGCCTGGCCAACGCAGATACGATCCGTAAAATGGCGGAAAGTGACGACACTATTACCGGCCGGGAGAACGCTTTCTTGGCGCGCGCGACGGTGCCGGGTCGCGAAAATAAAGCGCAGTGGGCGCAGCGAGTGCTGGACGACACTACCCTCACCAATGGGCAGATCGATGCCCTGACTGCCGGAATCGCGCGTTCGCTTTGGCTACAGCCCGCCGATGCCGCCGATATTATCGAGCCCTATTTTGCAGCGCTCAACGATATTTGGTCTACCCGCACTATGCATATGGCAGAATCCCTGGTGGGCGGGCTTTACCCCTTAGCCGTGCAAAGCCGAGAAGGCTTCGACCTGGTAGAGCGGACGGAGCGTTGGCTGGCAGAGAACCCGGATGCCGATAAGGCGCTACGCCGCCTGGTACTAGAAGAACTAGATGGGGCGCGGCGCTCTAAGCGGGCTCGCACCGGTAAGTAA